One Perognathus longimembris pacificus isolate PPM17 chromosome 2, ASM2315922v1, whole genome shotgun sequence DNA segment encodes these proteins:
- the Tas2r3 gene encoding taste receptor type 2 member 3 — protein sequence MLEFSEGMFLVLLVIEFILGNLGNGFLGLVNGSSWLKSKKISLPDFIITSLALSRIILLWIIFVDGLLVVFSYETHHSGTAMIMIDITWTFANQLSIWLATCLGVLYCLKIASFSHPTFLWLKWRVSRVVVLILLGALLLSCASTVSRINEFNIYSALNGIGMAGNETEHVRKKQSEYDLFHALGNLWSLPPFVVSLISFFLLFLSLGRHMWQMQQNGISSRDQSTEAHKRAIMIIFSFLFLFLLYLVSFIIFLLSRFLSDKKLAVMIGEVITMLYPVLHSFILILGNPKLKQTIVTVLPCEFGCLKPGSKEPVSP from the coding sequence ATGTTGGAATTCTCTGAGGGGATGTTCCTAGTTCTGCTTGTCATTGAGTTCATCCTTGGAAATCTAGGGAATGGGTTTCTTGGATTGGTCAATGGCAGCAGCTGGTTAAAGAGCAAGAAAATCTCCTTGCCTGACTTCATCATCACCAGCCTGGCCCTCTCCAGGATCATTCTGTTGTGGATTATTTTTGTTGATGGTCTTTTAGTAGTATTCTCTTATGAAACTCATCATTCAGGCACAGCCATGATCATGATTGATATTACTTGGACATTTGCAAACCAACTGAGCATTTGGCTTGCTACTTGTCTTGGGGTTCTCTACTGCCTGAAAATCGCCAGCTTCTCCCACCCCACGTTCCTCTGGCTCAAATGGAgagtttccagagtggttgtgttgattttgttgggtgCACTGCTCCTATCCTGTGCAAGTACCGTGTCTCGCATCAATGAATTTAACATCTATTCTGCCCTCAATGGAATTGGTATGGCAGGGAATGAGACTGAACACGtcagaaagaagcaaagtgaATACGATCTGTTTCATGCTCTTGGGAATCTGTGGAGCCTCCCTCCCTTCGTTGTTTCTctgatctctttctttctcctctttctctctctgggaaGGCACATGTGGCAGATGCAGCAAAATGGTATCAGCTCCAGAGACCAAAGCACGGAGGCCCACAAGAGAGCCATCATGatcatcttctccttcctcttcctcttcctactttACTTAgtttcctttataatttttttgttgagTCGTTTCCTATCAGATAAGAAGCTGGCTGTCATGATTGGTGAAGTTATTACTATGTTGTATCCTGTTCTCCACTCATTTATTCTCATTTTGGGGAACCCCAAGCTGAAGCAGACTATTGTGACAGTGCTCCCATGTGAGTTTGGTTGTCTAAAGCCGGGATCTAAAGAACCTGTTTCCCCATAG
- the Tas2r4 gene encoding taste receptor type 2 member 4, whose product MSTAWYISLFGISILSNFVGFLVNLFMTVVIYKTWIKTHRISSSDRILFSLSITRFLMLALILLNTLRILSNVEISVYSFTVLLLCWRFLDCCSLWLVTLLNGLYCVKITNFQCSVFLLLKRSISTKITRMLLGCLLLPAFTTLLCVVVRLLPHLPEFVTGRNDTLFDLKEDILTFAISFVLSSLLQFILNVTFASLLIHSLRQHLQRMQRNSTSFWNPQTGAHVGAMKLMICFLILYIPYSVANMLHLPSFVMMDFSVRAICVMISTIYLPGHSILIILTHLKLRTKAKKILCFKK is encoded by the coding sequence ATGAGCACAGCATGGTATATATCTCTTTTTGGCATCTCCATTCTGTCTAATTTTGTAGGATTCCTTGTGAATCTTTTCATGACAGTGGTCATTTACAAGACTTGGATCAAAACCCATAGAATCTCGTCTTCGGATAGGATCCTGTTCTCCCTGAGCATCACCAGATTTCTCATGCTGGCATTGATTTTGCTGAACACTTTGCGCATCTTGTCAAATGTTGAAATATCAGTGTATTCTTTCACAGTTCTCCTGTTGTGTTGGAGATTTTTGGACTGTTGCAGTCTCTGGTTGGTGACCTTGCTCAATGGCTTGTACTGTGTGAAGATTACTAACTTCCAATGCTCAGTGTTCCTTCTGCTGAAACGGAGTATCTCCACGAAGATCACCAGAATGCTACTGGGCTGTCTGCTGCTACCTGCCTTCACTACCCTCCTGTGTGTTGTGGTCAGACTGCTACCACATCTTCCTGAATTTGTGACTGGGAGGAATGACACGCTCTTTGACCTCAAGGAGGACATCTTGACTTTTGCAATCTCTTTTGTCTTGAGCTCATTATTGCAGTTTATCCTTAATGTGACGTTTGCCTCCTTGCTAATACATTCCTTGAGACAACATCTCCAGAGGATGCAGAGAAACTCCACTAGCTTCTGGAATCCGCAAACTGGTGCTCATGTAGGTGCCATGAAACTGATGATCTGTTTCCTCATCCTGTACATTCCATATTCAGTTGCCAACATGCTCCATCTCCCTTCTTTTGTAATGATGGATTTCAGTGTTAGAGCCATTTGTGTGATGATTTCTACTATTTACCTTCCAGGACATTCTATTCTAATCATTCTCACACATCTCAAACTGAGAACCAAAGCAAAGAAGATTCTTTGTTTCAAGAAATAG